CTAATTGTCGGGTATCCTTTGAATTCGGGTCATAATCTTTGGGTATCCATGTATGGGAACGAATGCCAATCATTATGAAATCTTGTTGTTGTGGAGGTATCTTTACAGAAATTTTCTGAAAACCTTCCTTATCACCGATTGAAAGCAAAGGCTCATCGTTTATTAAAATAGTATTATCAGCGTGTTTTGCTTGTGGAGGTATGTATGCATCTAAAGTAAGCGTATATTCCTTATCTACCAAGACGGGAACTCTCATTAACGATTGTTGTTTTGTCCAGCGTTTGGATGCCCCTGGTTTTTTCCATTCAGGTGCGGATTCGGTTCCGTGCCAATTCTTAAGGAAATTTCGGTCTCCAACACTTCCTATATTCAAAATATAGTTTTTGAGGGCATCTTTTTTAGGTAAATCAGGTGGCATTTCATTCAAAGCCATTTGTGTTTTTTTGCCGGCATAATTTATCACATAAAGCCCTCCTTCGGCTTGGTTCCCGCTAATGATGGCAGAAGTAATATCTCTACCAATTACGGAATGAAGTAAACCTAAAGAGAATGTGTTCCCTTGTAATATCATTTTTCCACGGTCTATTTGCACAGCGGGATGCCCTTTACTATTAATATCCCATTCCCAGAAATTAGTGCCAATGACGGTTAATTGCGTTTGATTACTCCGATGCCAGATACAACGGTCTAAGGGTCCCCAAAAGGCACAATTGTTTAGACTGATTTTCCCATGCCCTGCATCCGGAAGTATTTCGATACCAGCGGAGTCTGTGCTTTCCCAGCGTCCGACAAATTCACCGTTGGTTATTAATAAACCATAAGGTTGTAAATCCTCGACCAATACCGCACGACGACAACAGTCTGCACCAATACCTAAAAAACTACCGTTACATGCACCGTTTTTTGTTCGGGAAAATTTATAACCAACACCATAACCGAAGCAGAAGGTATGTGTTACATATTGCCAGTCGGTTCGGGCAAATTCAAAGGCAACACCATTTTCATTTATCCAAAGGCAATAGGGGTCATTAGGATTGTAATTAACACCAAAGGGCCAGAAATGACAATTTTCTACGCGGGAAATATCATAACAAGCATCAATATATAGACCCCGAAAAGATGGGTATCCAAATACATTTCGAATCATCATTCGGGCAGAGTCCTGAAAATGGAGTGCTTCATAAGGATTAATGATACAGCAGTCATATACGGCAACATCTGTTGTCCCCTTTGAGTAAACCGCAGGAGGATAGGGTATGGGAGGAACAATTTCTTTTGACCATTCCGGGTAGGATATGATAAACCCTGCTAATGTGGCATTATTACCGGCGAGGGTGATAAATGGTTCTGTTTCCGATTGGTTTTTACCTGCGTAGGCATGAAGAACAGAGCCTACGAGATTCGGTTTGTTAGGATAATGGGAAGTGGGAGGAGTTTGAAAAGTCCCCTGTAATGTTACACCCGCGGGGATTTTTAAATTGCCTAAAATTTTATATGTTCCTGCGGGAACAAGGACAATCGCTCCTCCTATTTCACCGGCTTTATCTAACGCCTGTTGAAATGCTTGTGTCGCATCGGCAGAGCCATCATTTTTTGCTCCAAAATCAGTTACATTAATAGCATAGGGAGACTGGGTATCTGCTTTTATATTCCCTACTAAAAGAAGAAGTATACCTATTAAAAGAAACCGCATAAGTTTTATCCTTATAAATTTTAGATTTTTATTTACTTGCTTTATAAATTACATGTCTTATAACAGATAATTCAAATTTTGTAGTTAAATAATCGTTGTAAGATAGAGCATAAAAAAACTACGCCCTACGAACAAAGGCAGGGCGTAGTTTTTTAGTTAAAATTCGATACCTTATTTAACAGGAATGGGTATGTTTGTTGATTTATATGCTGTTACTATAGTTTGTGCATTGACTAGGAATTTCCCATTGCCGCCTTTCACTAATGGGACAGGAAATTCTTGCAAATAACACCGAGAGATTGTCAGATTGAAAAATGCAGGTTGGTTAATAGAACCCACAGGCAGTTGTTGTAATAATTCTTTTGGAATTACATGAGACCCATCATCCATGAGGGTGCAATTAATTACAACTACATTAGCCACCTCTCTATCTCCATTGAAAATATAACTTGTTCCTGAAAGAGTTACTTCAATAAAACTTCCCGGAACAGGTGTTTCCGGAGCATTCCATACTATGTTCATGTCTTGCTCAGGATTGAAATCAAATGTTGAACCATATAATGTTTGTGTTATTTCCGGAGAAGTAACTTCTAATTGAGGCGGAATCTGTCCACTAACGGAAAATGCTCCAATATCGAAACCACCGGGCCAGGAAGCATCAAAATTGGGTTGTTCGTTAGTCGTGTAAAGTGGATTTGTATAATCCAAAATGAAAGTAGAATACATCCACGGTTGAACCGTCCCTATTTCTTGAAAATAGGTATCGGACATTCTAATCAAATCAACGGCTTTGTCTACAGACTGGAACAAACCGGGAGCGCCGGGGTCAAGTCCTGTCCAATTAATTTGGGGAAGATTATCATTCCCATGTTGTTCTTGTGAAAAGTTATATTGGTAGGTATGAACAGAGCACTGGTCATTAACTACAGATATAGGATTGTCTGTAAATGAAGCAAAGATTGCTGAGGGAGAAATTAAGTATTGGGTTACTTTCGTTAAGTAGGATTGTTTATTTAAGGTAACATTCATCAATCCGACATAGGAATCCTCTTTGGGATATTCTACTTTTATGTCTGCAACGGCACAATCACCTGCAGAGCAGGATGTGTTCGTTTGACTGAGAACCGTTACCGATGGACGACCGATCACAAATACAGTAATTGGAACGCCACCAACAGCCTTCAAGCAATAATATCCCGACCTATCCGTAATGGCTTCGGTTCCAGCGGAAGAACGAACAGTCACATTCCCTATAGGATTCCCGTTACTATCCGTAACTGTTCCCTGAATGCAACTATTAAATGCTGCAGTAATATTACCAATATCCATGCAATTATCTGTTTCACAAGAATTTCCGACTGTATTTGCATTGAAATTTTGTTGGTATACAGGAATTTGCGAACCGGGCAAATACACCTCAATCGTAACTGTGGAATTTCCTTTTACATTGACGCAGAAGAAGCCTGTAGTATCGGAGTATACAATAGTAACTCCGTTATAGGAGACACCAATTGCCTTGATTACTGCACCCGCTACAGGTTTTCCTTCATCGTCTTTTATATAACCCTGAATGCAGGTTTTATCCGTAATAGGTGCGTCACAATTCCACCATGTTAAATGCTGAACAGGTGCTTTATAATATTTATTGCCTCCATCGTTATAAACTGTTCCTTTGCCTGATTCTATCCAGATACCTTTTTCTTCATCAAAATACCATAATGGCACTTCTTCACCGGCATTCATGGGCGAATCATCCGGAAGGTCAAGAGTTATTTCAGCAGGGTTATCTGCTTTTGCGGAAGTATCTAATGAAACTTCTTTCCCGTCCTTCTTAATGGTAAAGTCGGCAAGAGCAAAAGATTCTAAATCAACGCGTTCTCCCTGTTTTGATGCGGGCACTCCTTGGAATCCTCCCGGGAAGGCCAGGATATCATTGGGTTGAGAGAAATCCAAAGGAGTTATATATACTTCTACAGGTCCAACAACAGGGTTCCCTGCTTCATCAAATACGGAATTAGGTGGAATCTTTATACCGTTTCCTTCCAGGTCTATAACCGTAGCACCATTTTCGATATTAGGGACATCCTGAATTTTGATTTGTTTTGCAAGGGTAACATTTACTGTTACTGGCAGGATATCCCCAACTTCAACTTCTGTACTGTAAGGAGCATAACCCTCTTTTGTAACAGAAAGAACATAAGAGCCTTTGGGAACATTCTCTATCATATATAATCCAGGCTGGTCGGAATATACCTTAAAACTTGTGCTTACCAATTCAACGGTTGCATATGCTATAGGATTTGTTTTTGTGTCATTTATCCAACCTGTAATAGAGATATTGGGTTCCGATTGCCCTTCACCTTCTCCTTCGGTGGTTCCTTCGGTGGTTCCTTCGGTGGTACCCTCGGTGGTTCCTTCGGTGGTACCCTCGGTGGTTCCTTCGGTGGTACCCTCGGTGGTTCCTTCGGTGGTGCCTTCGGTAGTCCCTTCTGGTGTTCCTTCTTGCTCTCCTTCTTGACCTCCGCCTACAGTCATATTCACTGTAACGAGTTCTTCACCATCCTGAGGGGATTTGACTTTTAAAGTATCGGAGTATGTCCCTTGTTGTAGTCCAGTACGGGAAACAGTCACAGTTATTATTTTCTTATCAGAAGCACCTTGACTGGTTCCCGATGCGGGGTTTACAGTTAACCAGTTTGCTGTTTTAGTAATTTCAAATTCCATGTTACCTGAAGTTTTATTCCAGACCTCAAATGTTTTTTGTGTTTCTGTGCTACCGAAGTCCAGAGACTTGATGCTCACAACAACCACAGGTTTACATCCTTGTGCTGAAATCAAAATAACAGCACCCAAAAGCAGTACGAACATTTTTTTATAACTCATGGCTTTCCTCCTCAACTAAAAGATTTTAGTTTTAGGTTTTAAGTTTGCCATATATTACCACATTTTTTATCTTTTGTGTACATTTTTTTGTTTTTTCAAAATATAATCGAGAGTTGACATTATTTTGTTTCTTTATTTTTTATTCCTTTCATTTCAATAATGTAAGATATAATGAAAAATTATATGAAATATATAATAATTTGCAGGAGTAATGAGTATGATGATTTATTATGTATTTTTTTATGGTGGCGATGTAATAATCTCGCTACTTGTATTTTTTGTTTACATTCTGCTGATTGTAGGTGCAATAAAGGAATGTCGGTGGATTCGTGGGCGTATTTCGCGAATGCAATTAGAGGGAGCGATTATTATGTTTACAGGAACTATTGCAAAATGGATTGTTTTTAACCAGTTTTTAGCCATAAACCCATTGCGAAGTGAGGATTGGACTTATTGGTTTGACCGGGGGGAACTGGGTTTGTATTTTATAGGACTTATCCTTTTTGGATTAGGCTTTTTTCTATCGCGGAGACCGCGACCGGGACTTAAACCCTGGGCTGCAGGAATAAAACGAATGGCTGTGATGAGTTTCTTTATAGCATTAGGTTTCAGTATACTATTATGGTTTTATTTATATGCACGCTGGTTTAATTTTTCTTGGGAATATGGGCGAGTGCTTTTTAGTATCGCTTTATATCCCTTTGCCATTGGCTACCTGAAACAGGAGCGGAATCCTTCGGTATTGCCTCCAGAAATTAATGATTTGATTTGATGAAAATTAATTTTTTTATAACAAAATAACCTTACAGAACTTAGGAATAAGGAGATGAATGATAAACTTGTTATAGGTATGCCTGCGGGTTCTCTGGCAGACCCTAATCGCGGTGGGAATTTGGTTACCTTATTAAAAAATGCAGGTTTCCCAACAAAAGGTTATGACCAGGGGGGACCGACATCGTTCCCATTACATTCCTTTTTAGTAGGATGGGATGGCAGACCCCAGGAATTTGGGACGCAATTGTCTATTGGAGAAATAGACCTTGCTATTGCGGGTGATGACTGGATTTTAGAGCGAGAACTCGAATTGAAAATGGAATATAGTCAGTCCTGCCCAATGAAACGAGTTTTATCTTTAGGACGCGGTGCTGTCCGTCTGGTGATTATTTATAGACCCCAATCTATTTCGTATGATGAGTGGTTCAGGGATTTATTGGAACAGAAACAATTGGTTACTATGGTTGCTGAGATGCCGTATATTGCATTAGATTGGTTTCAGAAAAAAAGTAAATTATTGGGGTTGGCAGATAAATTTAAGAGTTTTTCTATCCAGAAATTTAAGACACCTCCGCGGATTGAACAGGGAATCGTTATCTATGAAACATGGGGAAAAACAGAAGCCAAAGTTTATCAAGGTTCGGTAGATTTCGGATTGGAAATAACCCAGTCAGGTTCTGCGATTCGCAATTATGGTCTTGAAATAGGAGAAGAAGTTTTGCGTTCGGAATCTGCCGTTTATGTCCGTGAAGATTTGAAAGAGTATGAAAATAAATATGAAATAGCCCATATGTTCCTTTTGAATTTATATGGTGCTATGCATGCAGAAAGAAGGGTATTGCTTTTCTTTAATGCCCCTATTGATGCAATAGAAAAGATAACACAATATCTGAAAGAGAAACATTTGTTTGCAGATGAACCAACAATTAATCGTGGAACTAATTTTGCCGAATTTAGTGTTCAATTATGTGTTGATGATAAGGAAATACCTCTGGCACGCATTCGTTATGAACTTATGCTGTTAGGTGCCCGTTCTTTGGAAACGGTTCCTCTGGAATCAAGTATTCCCAATTTAGATGTGATAAACATATAAACGAAATTTTTCATAGGAATATTTATGTGAATACATCAGAGATAAAATCCTGTCCTTCTATTTCTGTTATTATCCCGTGCTATAACGAGGCCGAAAATATCCCATTGCTGGTAGAGGGGATAGACCGTGTGTTTAAGGAAAGAGTTAAAGGAGACTATGAATGCATTCTTGTAGATGATGGTAGTAATGATTCAACGCCAGAAGTTATTGAATTATTAAAATCTTCTTATCCTTGTATTGTTCCTATTCGTTTGAAGAAAAATTCGGGGCAATCTTATGCCTTGTATAAAGGATTGAAATTTGCACGAGGAGAATATATTATTATTCTGGATGGTGATTTGCAAAATGACCCGAACGACATTCCAAAATTGCTTGATAAATTACAAACAGTAGATTTTGTTCAAGGATATCGGGAGGAACGGAAGGATGATTGGCTTCGCACCTGGATTAGCCGACAGGCAAACCGTATTATTCGCTGGCTTTTGGATAACCCTGTTCGTGATACAGGTTGTGCCTTAAAAGCAATGCGAAGGGCATGTATAGAATATATTATTCCTTTCAATGGCTCTCACCGTTATTATGCTTTTTTGGTGCATTCCGCAGGTTTCTGTGTTGCAGAGATTCCTGTTGCTCACAATCCGCGAAAATATGGAACTTCTAAATATAACATTTCGGGGCGGCTTTTTAAGACATTGTTTGATATTTTAGGACTTTTCTGGTGGAAGAAAAGGGTGCTTCGTAGAGGGGAATAAACAGGGACACGCCTAATTTCCCACTCATTTTATCTTTATATTATTCTCTTAGAAGCACATCACAAGCCAGTCGTAATTTTTCCAGCCATCGGCGGAAGAATGCATGTTTTCGCGCCTGAGAACGAAGGAAAATAATCGCTTTCCGTTCTAATAAGTAACGATTGAGTTTTTGCCTTTTAGGTTGAATTTTCTTCCCTTGTGCTTCTTCCATTGGCTTCCACAGAGTTTCTTTGGGGTAGCCGAAAATAACAAGGTCTTCATCTGCAATCTGATTTATAATGTTCTGCATCATTGTTAGTTTATCGGGGTCTGTGCTTAGTTCCTCAACCCATTTTTTTAATGAAGCCGTTGTAGGGCGGGTATGTTGCTTAACCCCTAACGGGTCTCCCAATCCCTGTTGACGATTTTCATCTTCTGATTTGCCATAGTCAATAGCCTCAACCTCAAAAGGAATTTCGAGGAAAGAACATATTTTTTCGAATTGTTCTTCGGGCTTCTTTACGAGCTCCTCGTATCGAATATGATATATATCTACTTCCTTTTTGCGGAGAAAGTCAGCAATAGCGGGGATATAACGATTTAGGATAGGGTTGTGTTCATTAGCAACTTTATAATCCCCATCAAAAAATGAATTGGCAAACGAAGAAAAAGTTGCCAAAGGGTGCCGTGTGAGAATAATGTATTTTGCGTCCGGATACACTTTCGCAATAAAGGGCAGGACTAAAGAATATGCAGGGGTTTTATCCAGACAAATTCGTTTATTCCCTTTTGCAATGAGATATTGTCCATAAAGAACATCGCAATAAGCGCGGCATGCTTTCCAATAATCATTTTCTTTGTTGGGCAATTGCTGAACGAAAAGTTTTTGTGCCTCTGCGGAAAGGATATGGTCATAAGGGGCTTTATCCACTTTGGCCCACACGCCCAAATGGGCTAATGGTGTCAAAATATGCGGTTCGGGACCTCCCTGTATTAATGAGTGAGAAGAAAGCATCCGTTCTAACATGGTTGTGCCAGAACGCGGGGGACCTATTAGAAATACCATTTTATATTCCATATAGAAAAACTCCTACCATTCATAGAGACTAAAAGTTTACAATATATAGCATTCGCATGTCATATCTATAGAAAGAAAAAATTATGAATAGGAACTTTTATAGTAAATATGTGTTGACGAGCCTGTTTGTGTGTTTGCTGTGGAATGTTTCTGCAGAAGATACAAGTTTAGAAACGAGAATAGTTTAATTCCTCGATGTGCATGTTCCAAAATTATTAGATAAAAATCATGTTTCAGGGACGGTGCTTGCTTTCGTGTGTGGGGATACAGTAGTTTTGAAAGGATACGGTAAGTTAGGATTTGACCTTGATGAACCTATGGATGCAAAGAAAACACCTGTTTTTGTTGCTTCACTGTCAAAACTTTTTACTGCGGTAGGAATTTTACAAATTTATGAGCAGGGAAAACTATCCCTGGATGTAGATGTCAATCAATATATGAACGATTTCCTAATCGCATATCCTTTTGCAGAGCCGATTACCATTCATCATCTTCTCACACATACGGCTGGCTTTGATGACCGTTTTTTAGGTATGGGTGCCCGAACGAAAGATTATGTTTTGCCGTTGGGAGAATATTTGTCAAGAAGGTTACCTCCCATAATTTTTCCGCCTGGGACTGCTATTAGTTATTCCAATCATGGGTTTGCTTTGTTAGGGCATATAATTGAGGAAGTTTCTGGAAAAAAATTTAATGATTATATGAAGGAATATCTATTTGAACCTCTGGAAATGTCTAATAGCCGATTTGATGGAACTTATCCTGAAGATTTAAAACTTCCCAAACCGTATCTGGAATATCTGGGCAGGTCTGAAGTAATTAAAATGGATTTTGCACAAACACCACCAGCTTCCAGTTTATGCACAACAGCAGAGGACTTTTCTCATTTTCTAATTGCCTTGCTCAATGGAGGAAGGTATAAAAATCATTCATTATTGCGAGCCTCTACAGTTTTATTAATGCAGACGCCGCGATATAAACTACATCCACTTCTGCCCGGTTATGCCTGCTGTTGGGAAGAACGGTTTATTAATGGGAAAAAAGTCTTACAACATTCTGGGTTAACTTGGGGGTTCAGTAGCCATACATTAATTATTCCTGAAGAACGATTTGGACTGTTTATATCCATTAATAAAGGGGAACATACATTTATTAATGAATTAATTCCCTTACTGATTAGAAAATTTTCTTTGCCTGTGAGGAATGTCGAAAATATTCGAAAACATCCCTCATTTGTTGATAAGTCGTTTTATCACCAAATCACAGGATTTTATCGGCATAATCGTTATTGCAGAAGCGACTATTTTAAGTTGGCTACTTTCCTTCCGGGAATGACCCATGAATACTATATCTGCGGAAATGCATCCGAGAAGACCCTCACGATGAAATATCTGGCTTTCCAATCCGGGGAGTGGAAAGTCGAAGAGATAGGAGATATGTTATGGGGTAGAAAAAATACAAATGGGGAAGTTGCAAGTGTTCCGAGAATAACTTTCATAAAGAGTTATCAAAAGAGACCGTATCAACTTGTAATGGGGAACGATGTTTATGAACCGATTTATTTCTGGGAGACGAAACTTTTTCAGTATGTTGTATTTTTTGCGTGTGCGGCAGTTTATCTGATGAATTTATGGATAGTTGGGCTTCGCTTTGTGGTAATGTGTTTTACTTCATGGGTCTGTAAAAAATCTATTAGATTTAATATAAATTATCTTCAATTATTGACCCTTTTCTTTCTTATTTACAATCTTTGTTTTGGAGGATATATTTTCTTATTCTTGAAACCTCAAACATTGGGTTATGGAACACCTCTGGGGCTTTTTATCCTTTTGGGAATTCCTTTCTTTTTGTTGTTGCTAACAATGCTTGCAACTATTCGATTTCTCTTTAACTTAAAAGAGTGGAGTAAGCAGAGGTTCTTTGATTTGTTATCGCTTCTTTCTTGTTATGGTTTCCTGTTCCTTTTGTATTATTGGAATATTCTGGATTTTCATTGGAGAGGATGGAGTATATGAGACGGATGAGACAAATGGGACGGATGGGACGGATAGGACGAATGGGACAAAAGGGACGGATGGGACGGATANNNNNNN
This region of Candidatus Hydrogenedens sp. genomic DNA includes:
- a CDS encoding glycosyl hydrolase family 28-related protein, which codes for MRFLLIGILLLLVGNIKADTQSPYAINVTDFGAKNDGSADATQAFQQALDKAGEIGGAIVLVPAGTYKILGNLKIPAGVTLQGTFQTPPTSHYPNKPNLVGSVLHAYAGKNQSETEPFITLAGNNATLAGFIISYPEWSKEIVPPIPYPPAVYSKGTTDVAVYDCCIINPYEALHFQDSARMMIRNVFGYPSFRGLYIDACYDISRVENCHFWPFGVNYNPNDPYCLWINENGVAFEFARTDWQYVTHTFCFGYGVGYKFSRTKNGACNGSFLGIGADCCRRAVLVEDLQPYGLLITNGEFVGRWESTDSAGIEILPDAGHGKISLNNCAFWGPLDRCIWHRSNQTQLTVIGTNFWEWDINSKGHPAVQIDRGKMILQGNTFSLGLLHSVIGRDITSAIISGNQAEGGLYVINYAGKKTQMALNEMPPDLPKKDALKNYILNIGSVGDRNFLKNWHGTESAPEWKKPGASKRWTKQQSLMRVPVLVDKEYTLTLDAYIPPQAKHADNTILINDEPLLSIGDKEGFQKISVKIPPQQQDFIMIGIRSHTWIPKDYDPNSKDTRQLGFAVSQIQMKTRFAPKEPFILNRLFSSIPK
- a CDS encoding sulfotransferase, with the protein product MEYKMVFLIGPPRSGTTMLERMLSSHSLIQGGPEPHILTPLAHLGVWAKVDKAPYDHILSAEAQKLFVQQLPNKENDYWKACRAYCDVLYGQYLIAKGNKRICLDKTPAYSLVLPFIAKVYPDAKYIILTRHPLATFSSFANSFFDGDYKVANEHNPILNRYIPAIADFLRKKEVDIYHIRYEELVKKPEEQFEKICSFLEIPFEVEAIDYGKSEDENRQQGLGDPLGVKQHTRPTTASLKKWVEELSTDPDKLTMMQNIINQIADEDLVIFGYPKETLWKPMEEAQGKKIQPKRQKLNRYLLERKAIIFLRSQARKHAFFRRWLEKLRLACDVLLRE
- a CDS encoding glycosyltransferase family 2 protein, whose translation is MNTSEIKSCPSISVIIPCYNEAENIPLLVEGIDRVFKERVKGDYECILVDDGSNDSTPEVIELLKSSYPCIVPIRLKKNSGQSYALYKGLKFARGEYIIILDGDLQNDPNDIPKLLDKLQTVDFVQGYREERKDDWLRTWISRQANRIIRWLLDNPVRDTGCALKAMRRACIEYIIPFNGSHRYYAFLVHSAGFCVAEIPVAHNPRKYGTSKYNISGRLFKTLFDILGLFWWKKRVLRRGE
- a CDS encoding carboxypeptidase regulatory-like domain-containing protein — protein: MSYKKMFVLLLGAVILISAQGCKPVVVVSIKSLDFGSTETQKTFEVWNKTSGNMEFEITKTANWLTVNPASGTSQGASDKKIITVTVSRTGLQQGTYSDTLKVKSPQDGEELVTVNMTVGGGQEGEQEGTPEGTTEGTTEGTTEGTTEGTTEGTTEGTTEGTTEGTTEGTTEGEGEGQSEPNISITGWINDTKTNPIAYATVELVSTSFKVYSDQPGLYMIENVPKGSYVLSVTKEGYAPYSTEVEVGDILPVTVNVTLAKQIKIQDVPNIENGATVIDLEGNGIKIPPNSVFDEAGNPVVGPVEVYITPLDFSQPNDILAFPGGFQGVPASKQGERVDLESFALADFTIKKDGKEVSLDTSAKADNPAEITLDLPDDSPMNAGEEVPLWYFDEEKGIWIESGKGTVYNDGGNKYYKAPVQHLTWWNCDAPITDKTCIQGYIKDDEGKPVAGAVIKAIGVSYNGVTIVYSDTTGFFCVNVKGNSTVTIEVYLPGSQIPVYQQNFNANTVGNSCETDNCMDIGNITAAFNSCIQGTVTDSNGNPIGNVTVRSSAGTEAITDRSGYYCLKAVGGVPITVFVIGRPSVTVLSQTNTSCSAGDCAVADIKVEYPKEDSYVGLMNVTLNKQSYLTKVTQYLISPSAIFASFTDNPISVVNDQCSVHTYQYNFSQEQHGNDNLPQINWTGLDPGAPGLFQSVDKAVDLIRMSDTYFQEIGTVQPWMYSTFILDYTNPLYTTNEQPNFDASWPGGFDIGAFSVSGQIPPQLEVTSPEITQTLYGSTFDFNPEQDMNIVWNAPETPVPGSFIEVTLSGTSYIFNGDREVANVVVINCTLMDDGSHVIPKELLQQLPVGSINQPAFFNLTISRCYLQEFPVPLVKGGNGKFLVNAQTIVTAYKSTNIPIPVK
- a CDS encoding serine hydrolase, which gives rise to MHVPKLLDKNHVSGTVLAFVCGDTVVLKGYGKLGFDLDEPMDAKKTPVFVASLSKLFTAVGILQIYEQGKLSLDVDVNQYMNDFLIAYPFAEPITIHHLLTHTAGFDDRFLGMGARTKDYVLPLGEYLSRRLPPIIFPPGTAISYSNHGFALLGHIIEEVSGKKFNDYMKEYLFEPLEMSNSRFDGTYPEDLKLPKPYLEYLGRSEVIKMDFAQTPPASSLCTTAEDFSHFLIALLNGGRYKNHSLLRASTVLLMQTPRYKLHPLLPGYACCWEERFINGKKVLQHSGLTWGFSSHTLIIPEERFGLFISINKGEHTFINELIPLLIRKFSLPVRNVENIRKHPSFVDKSFYHQITGFYRHNRYCRSDYFKLATFLPGMTHEYYICGNASEKTLTMKYLAFQSGEWKVEEIGDMLWGRKNTNGEVASVPRITFIKSYQKRPYQLVMGNDVYEPIYFWETKLFQYVVFFACAAVYLMNLWIVGLRFVVMCFTSWVCKKSIRFNINYLQLLTLFFLIYNLCFGGYIFLFLKPQTLGYGTPLGLFILLGIPFFLLLLTMLATIRFLFNLKEWSKQRFFDLLSLLSCYGFLFLLYYWNILDFHWRGWSI